From Alteromonas australica, one genomic window encodes:
- a CDS encoding ATP-binding protein produces the protein MTMYRVLLFTLTISFYFCALPIQANASDKTNVHAELAQFEARLSNERPMPIGEITETLEAKLNASDYSLEEKRHLGALYTALKLRLHHTPSKPIYDLLSSLADNSPSGMKIKLGLARIDGINAKYDSAYTYFGELINADFNDKETKAYALAYLILTYNEAQVFASSAELLNTLEELSRELASPKLTALYYYMLADYNHSIQSYDIAYNYYKKSLALAQEHHFWVLISDNLYVIGILFRNQGQYEKAISYFEKTIENDKNIDMSYSEYLALYGMASTYFRTDDIDKALAMADKVTSHPLTASFYDSEIYRLKAKALLKVDRLKEAREALDMSRAMYNDYRTDEKTTWRADLEKLAAEITAKEGDFQTAYYEYIQFHNDYVEAKKYEELELLESADLINQIAQQKERALQLEAQNQAYLSMLEAKEAAQQTQKLYTRWLIVFVVLTLLTLATILVLFKKAKQSNALTALAKEKAELHNRLKTEFISNISHEIRTPLNAIIGFGQVLTEKLQDKDTKKLTNQIVNSSEMLLQLINDLLDFSKIEAGKLALDYGPYNLRHSLKKLADIFHAQAANKGLAIVFNIDKALPKQLIYDELRVKQVLANLISNAIKFSTQGHIEIGVHVIRLTEQDCTLEIWVKDQGIGISETQKENLFQPFIQAESSTARKYGGSGLGLNISNKLLQLMNSQIAVESDIGKGSRFSFTLTLLTANQHTPLPVDKPAPVLEFSKTHVLLAEDNDINVEVIQAMLAATNLQITRVKDGNQAIHAFADKGFDIILMDIQMPEMDGYEATRVLRQQMGVTHPIVALTANAMQQDIDACFSAGMDAHISKPIQKENLMTVLQRFLQ, from the coding sequence ATGACTATGTATCGGGTTTTACTATTTACACTGACAATATCATTCTATTTTTGTGCACTACCTATCCAGGCTAACGCCTCAGATAAAACCAATGTACACGCTGAACTCGCGCAATTTGAGGCTCGATTATCGAATGAGCGCCCAATGCCCATTGGGGAAATTACCGAAACCCTCGAGGCAAAGCTAAATGCCAGTGATTATTCTCTAGAGGAAAAACGCCACCTCGGAGCACTGTATACCGCATTAAAATTACGTTTACATCACACCCCTTCAAAACCCATTTATGATTTACTTTCCAGCCTAGCGGATAACTCCCCCTCGGGCATGAAAATTAAACTCGGTTTGGCTCGAATAGATGGGATTAATGCCAAATACGACAGTGCTTATACCTACTTTGGGGAATTAATTAACGCCGATTTTAATGACAAAGAAACCAAAGCGTACGCCCTTGCTTATCTCATTTTAACTTACAATGAGGCACAAGTTTTTGCCTCCAGCGCGGAGTTGCTTAATACCTTAGAAGAGCTAAGTCGAGAACTTGCCTCGCCAAAACTTACCGCGCTTTATTATTATATGCTGGCTGATTACAACCATTCTATTCAATCTTATGACATTGCCTATAACTACTACAAAAAATCGCTGGCACTTGCGCAAGAGCATCACTTTTGGGTGTTGATCAGCGATAATTTGTACGTTATTGGCATTCTTTTTAGAAACCAAGGCCAGTACGAAAAAGCCATTAGTTACTTCGAAAAAACCATCGAAAACGACAAGAACATAGACATGAGTTACTCAGAGTACCTCGCTTTGTACGGCATGGCGTCTACCTACTTTAGAACTGACGATATCGACAAAGCACTCGCCATGGCAGATAAAGTGACCTCCCACCCACTAACGGCCTCATTTTACGACAGCGAGATATACCGACTTAAAGCAAAGGCATTATTGAAAGTAGACCGATTAAAAGAAGCCAGAGAAGCCCTTGATATGTCTCGGGCTATGTACAACGATTATCGCACCGATGAGAAAACAACATGGCGTGCCGATTTAGAAAAGTTAGCCGCTGAAATCACCGCTAAAGAAGGTGATTTTCAAACGGCTTATTATGAATACATTCAGTTTCACAACGACTACGTTGAAGCCAAAAAGTATGAAGAGCTAGAATTACTGGAAAGTGCCGATTTAATTAACCAAATTGCGCAGCAAAAAGAACGCGCACTGCAATTGGAAGCTCAAAACCAAGCCTACTTGTCGATGCTTGAAGCCAAAGAAGCCGCACAGCAAACCCAAAAGCTCTATACCCGCTGGCTCATTGTTTTTGTGGTATTAACCCTGCTGACGTTAGCGACCATATTGGTGCTTTTCAAAAAAGCCAAACAAAGCAATGCACTCACCGCATTAGCCAAAGAAAAGGCAGAGCTTCATAATCGCTTAAAAACCGAATTCATTTCAAACATAAGCCATGAAATTCGTACCCCGTTAAATGCCATCATTGGGTTTGGTCAGGTCTTAACCGAAAAACTTCAAGATAAAGACACGAAAAAACTCACCAACCAAATTGTTAATTCATCTGAGATGCTGCTTCAATTGATTAACGATTTGCTCGATTTTTCAAAAATTGAAGCGGGCAAATTGGCATTAGATTACGGCCCCTATAACCTACGGCATAGCTTGAAAAAACTCGCTGACATTTTTCATGCTCAGGCTGCGAACAAAGGGTTAGCGATTGTTTTCAATATTGACAAAGCGTTACCTAAACAACTGATTTACGATGAACTACGCGTTAAACAGGTGCTTGCTAATTTAATTAGCAACGCAATAAAGTTTTCAACCCAGGGCCATATTGAAATTGGCGTACACGTTATTAGGTTAACTGAGCAAGACTGCACGTTGGAAATTTGGGTTAAGGACCAGGGTATAGGCATTAGCGAAACACAAAAGGAAAACCTGTTTCAGCCGTTTATACAAGCAGAAAGCTCTACCGCCAGAAAATATGGCGGTTCAGGGCTAGGACTGAATATAAGCAACAAACTGTTGCAACTCATGAATTCACAAATAGCCGTTGAAAGTGATATTGGAAAGGGCTCGCGCTTCTCTTTCACTCTTACCTTACTTACAGCGAATCAACACACACCTTTACCTGTGGATAAGCCTGCTCCTGTTCTCGAATTTTCGAAAACCCACGTATTATTAGCTGAAGATAACGATATTAACGTTGAAGTTATCCAGGCTATGTTAGCGGCAACCAACTTACAAATAACCCGTGTAAAAGATGGCAACCAAGCTATTCATGCCTTCGCCGACAAGGGGTTTGACATTATTTTGATGGATATTCAAATGCCCGAAATGGATGGTTACGAGGCTACACGGGTTTTACGACAACAAATGGGCGTTACGCACCCGATAGTGGCGTTAACCGCCAATGCCATGCAACAAGACATAGACGCGTGTTTTAGTGCAGGTATGGATGCCCACATAAGCAAACCTATCCAAAAAGAAAATTTAATGACCGTGCTACAGCGCTTTTTGCAATAA
- a CDS encoding COG3904 family protein — MEPNYEKYSLDELYDALSHIDKAAYPEREKRIQDNIKKRQQSAYSQQLHTSIEPHVITPSPYQDEKQASNWIAKYWKGQFSLPISYWLVGIAINLFILAFGALVENRIEHANSRLSLGVFMLSLYAVILPLITWQTVGIYRSANRHPYRGGSMLWANVAKAIIIISTIGYIINISTTGIPVLKESYSLITQHQEYPELHFRLLNNETELELYGGIEVGSEKQLEAQLDAHPNIKLLHLHSIGGRMLGAIRLAGIVKQRKLDTYVKERCSSACTVVYLAGVNRLIGENGELAFHAAGIGGTSTHNNEALSSSLKTQYINAGVPQWFLEKVLATPNEDLWIPDHNDLRKAKIITQVVNSAEYGFSGFGSDENISEEAIEQGLLTHSYMKAMKKFDSETYEKVIAINRQVMREGGTMNRVSVAINQLLQTRINHYLAHASDEAVLYYWQTIIAQMVALRTHSPLACASFAFPSDIPLQHHYGNEGTLPSALIEQELDAMADLIGSFSPKPALLSDEDKQNYINRVVKNMKQENADYFEVIQAPADYLADPEILCLASISLNKHFVAFKPEVSSALLRTINTL; from the coding sequence ATGGAGCCCAACTACGAAAAATATAGCCTTGATGAACTGTACGATGCCCTATCACACATAGATAAAGCCGCCTATCCTGAGCGCGAGAAACGGATTCAAGACAATATTAAAAAGCGACAGCAAAGCGCATATTCGCAGCAGTTACACACCTCTATTGAACCACACGTTATCACCCCCTCCCCCTATCAAGATGAGAAGCAAGCGTCAAACTGGATTGCCAAATATTGGAAGGGACAGTTTTCGTTACCGATAAGCTATTGGCTGGTGGGTATTGCTATCAACCTTTTCATTTTAGCCTTTGGCGCATTGGTAGAAAATAGAATAGAACACGCAAACAGCCGGTTAAGCTTGGGTGTATTTATGCTATCACTTTACGCCGTGATACTGCCGTTAATCACGTGGCAAACCGTGGGCATTTATCGCTCAGCTAACAGGCATCCATACCGCGGCGGCTCTATGTTGTGGGCGAATGTAGCCAAAGCCATAATCATCATCAGCACTATTGGTTATATCATCAATATATCGACAACGGGTATCCCCGTTCTCAAAGAGTCATATTCCCTCATCACCCAACATCAAGAATACCCAGAACTTCATTTCAGGTTACTTAATAATGAAACTGAGCTTGAGTTATACGGGGGCATTGAGGTAGGCAGTGAAAAGCAACTTGAAGCACAATTAGATGCCCACCCTAATATTAAGCTTCTGCACTTGCACAGCATTGGGGGGCGTATGCTAGGTGCAATAAGGCTTGCGGGTATTGTTAAACAACGAAAACTTGATACCTACGTTAAAGAACGCTGTTCATCCGCCTGTACCGTAGTTTACTTAGCAGGTGTGAACCGCCTCATTGGCGAAAATGGCGAGTTGGCCTTTCACGCTGCTGGTATAGGTGGCACTTCTACCCACAACAACGAAGCCCTTAGCAGTTCGCTTAAAACACAATATATCAATGCTGGCGTACCCCAATGGTTTTTAGAAAAAGTGTTGGCAACACCGAATGAAGATTTATGGATCCCTGACCATAACGACTTACGTAAAGCGAAAATCATTACCCAAGTTGTGAACAGTGCAGAGTATGGATTTAGTGGCTTTGGCAGCGACGAAAACATTTCAGAAGAAGCGATAGAGCAAGGGCTGCTTACCCACAGCTACATGAAAGCCATGAAAAAATTTGACTCTGAGACTTACGAAAAAGTCATTGCTATTAATAGGCAAGTAATGAGAGAAGGCGGCACAATGAATAGGGTGTCTGTTGCCATTAATCAACTTCTACAAACGCGCATTAATCATTACCTTGCTCACGCAAGTGACGAAGCGGTGTTGTACTACTGGCAGACTATCATTGCACAAATGGTAGCCTTACGTACTCACTCCCCTCTTGCCTGTGCCTCGTTTGCCTTTCCCAGCGACATTCCATTGCAACACCACTATGGAAACGAAGGCACCCTACCTTCGGCGCTTATAGAACAAGAACTCGACGCAATGGCTGATTTAATAGGGAGCTTCTCTCCTAAACCTGCGCTGTTAAGTGATGAAGACAAACAAAATTACATTAACCGGGTGGTGAAAAATATGAAGCAAGAAAATGCAGACTATTTTGAGGTTATTCAAGCGCCTGCTGATTATTTGGCAGATCCTGAAATATTGTGCTTAGCGTCGATTTCATTAAACAAGCATTTTGTGGCGTTTAAGCCAGAAGTGAGCAGCGCTCTGCTAAGAACCATTAATACGCTCTAG
- the asd gene encoding aspartate-semialdehyde dehydrogenase, with the protein MSQQKVGLVGWRGMVGSVLMQRMQEEQDFAHIEPTFFTTSQKGLPAPDIAGAQAGVLEDAFDIAALSQQDIIITCQGGDYTKAVYAKLRDAGWKGYWIDAASALRMADDAIIVLDPVNGNEIKHGIEQGVRTFVGGNCTVSLMLMALGGLFEKDLVEWASPMTYQAASGSGAKHMRELISQMGAIHSAVKDKVDDPATAILDIDQQVAEFIRSDDYPSDQFGVPLAGSLIPYIDTQLPSGQSREEWKAQAEANKILGVTESPVPIDGICVRVGAMRCHSQAITLKLKQDLSVEEIETLLAEHNEWVKVIPNDRNATMEELTPAKVTGTLSIPVGRIRKLTMGPEYISAFTVGDQLLWGAAEPLRRMLRIILGK; encoded by the coding sequence ATGTCTCAACAAAAAGTAGGTTTAGTGGGCTGGCGCGGTATGGTTGGCTCTGTGTTAATGCAACGAATGCAAGAAGAGCAAGATTTTGCCCACATTGAACCCACATTTTTCACCACCTCGCAAAAAGGGTTACCTGCACCTGATATTGCCGGAGCCCAGGCAGGTGTATTAGAAGACGCCTTTGATATTGCAGCACTTAGTCAGCAAGATATTATTATTACCTGTCAAGGTGGTGACTACACTAAAGCCGTTTACGCAAAACTGCGTGATGCTGGTTGGAAGGGCTATTGGATTGATGCAGCGTCGGCACTGCGCATGGCTGATGATGCGATTATTGTCCTTGACCCTGTTAACGGTAACGAAATTAAGCATGGCATAGAACAAGGTGTGCGCACTTTTGTTGGAGGCAATTGCACGGTTTCACTTATGCTTATGGCGCTAGGTGGCTTATTTGAAAAAGACTTGGTTGAATGGGCGTCACCCATGACCTACCAAGCGGCTTCTGGCTCAGGTGCTAAGCATATGCGTGAACTCATCAGCCAAATGGGTGCCATTCACTCAGCTGTAAAAGATAAAGTCGATGACCCTGCCACGGCGATATTGGATATAGACCAGCAAGTTGCCGAATTTATTCGCAGCGACGACTACCCAAGCGATCAGTTTGGCGTTCCTTTAGCCGGCAGTCTTATTCCGTATATTGATACCCAGTTACCTTCTGGGCAAAGTCGTGAGGAATGGAAGGCACAGGCGGAAGCAAACAAAATTTTAGGCGTAACTGAGAGCCCCGTACCTATCGACGGTATTTGTGTGCGTGTAGGCGCCATGCGTTGTCATAGTCAGGCCATTACCTTGAAATTAAAGCAAGACCTTTCGGTTGAAGAAATTGAAACCTTACTTGCTGAACACAACGAATGGGTGAAAGTCATACCTAACGATAGAAATGCCACCATGGAAGAGCTAACGCCAGCGAAAGTCACGGGGACCTTGTCCATTCCCGTAGGGCGTATTCGTAAATTAACGATGGGCCCGGAATACATTTCTGCCTTTACCGTTGGCGATCAGCTGTTATGGGGTGCTGCCGAGCCTCTTCGCCGGATGCTACGCATTATACTTGGTAAATAG
- a CDS encoding LLM class oxidoreductase, whose amino-acid sequence MTSSTNTTGFAAFNRGFSTTFNENAMTLGLVVPIESYPYGPVPTMQEHIERVQLAEQLGFKAVWLRDVLFNVPSFGDAGQVFDPFVYLGALSVASKDIALGVASLVLPQRHAAQVAKAAASVDVLSDGRLLLGVASGDRPEEYPAINRGFDDRGERFRDSIEYIRLALKGVGQIENSFGKLDGSLDLLPKPTKGGFPMLITGGSQQTPNWGAKHLDGLITYPRSPKIQGHVIESFRSRVSEVCRYNKPVMQPLYIDIEAQDDAPISPIHLGVRCGVNALLSYLKSLEACGVNHVAFNLRFNRANVEDTLAKLAEVVLPHFTIHTESGQALTSCQGANA is encoded by the coding sequence ATGACTTCATCTACAAACACAACAGGGTTCGCTGCATTTAATCGTGGGTTTTCTACTACATTTAATGAAAACGCGATGACATTAGGCTTAGTTGTGCCTATTGAGTCTTATCCGTATGGGCCAGTGCCTACCATGCAAGAGCACATTGAAAGGGTGCAGTTGGCAGAACAACTAGGGTTTAAAGCCGTTTGGTTGCGAGACGTGTTATTTAATGTGCCTTCATTTGGGGATGCAGGGCAGGTATTTGACCCCTTTGTTTATCTCGGTGCGTTGTCCGTTGCCAGTAAAGACATTGCGTTGGGGGTTGCCTCATTAGTCTTGCCCCAGCGCCACGCTGCACAGGTAGCGAAAGCCGCAGCAAGCGTTGATGTGTTAAGTGACGGACGCTTGTTACTAGGCGTTGCCTCTGGCGACAGGCCAGAAGAATATCCTGCAATTAATCGGGGTTTCGACGACAGGGGCGAGCGCTTTCGCGACAGCATTGAATATATTCGTCTGGCGTTAAAAGGGGTCGGACAGATTGAGAATAGCTTTGGTAAACTCGATGGTTCGCTAGATCTTCTACCGAAGCCCACAAAAGGGGGATTTCCCATGTTAATTACCGGTGGGTCTCAGCAAACTCCGAATTGGGGAGCCAAACATCTAGATGGCTTAATTACTTACCCGCGAAGCCCCAAAATTCAAGGGCACGTTATTGAAAGCTTCAGAAGCCGAGTGAGTGAGGTGTGTCGTTACAATAAGCCTGTAATGCAACCTTTGTACATTGACATAGAAGCACAGGATGACGCCCCCATTTCACCTATACATTTAGGTGTGAGATGTGGCGTGAACGCCCTTCTTTCTTATCTTAAATCACTGGAGGCCTGTGGCGTAAATCATGTGGCGTTTAACTTAAGGTTTAATCGAGCAAACGTTGAGGACACACTGGCGAAACTCGCCGAAGTTGTGTTGCCTCATTTTACTATTCACACTGAGTCAGGCCAGGCATTAACCAGTTGCCAAGGAGCAAACGCATGA
- a CDS encoding SDR family NAD(P)-dependent oxidoreductase, protein MKTILITGATDGIGLETAKMLAQKGHHILLHGRSADKLHKVKQMLMDEYAKPEQEGQLGSLNVSTLCADLSRFADLRGLVNEIKSSVSQLDVIINNAGVFVTSNPTTGEGLDVRFMVNTLSPYVLSTELLSLMPEDGRVINVSSAAQAPVDVNLVGAPPSLSDGLAYAQSKLALTMFTQFLGEKYSETGPSFISVNPKSLLGSKMVKEAYGIAGGNLKEGAEIFVKAALHDDFAKVKGAYFDNDAGRFAAPHVFGRSKENQAALISSLHAVLDKHYVEAT, encoded by the coding sequence ATGAAAACAATTTTAATCACAGGGGCAACCGATGGTATAGGCCTTGAAACTGCCAAGATGCTTGCACAAAAAGGGCACCATATTCTGTTGCATGGTCGAAGTGCTGACAAGCTACACAAGGTGAAGCAGATGCTAATGGATGAGTATGCTAAGCCCGAACAAGAAGGCCAGCTGGGTTCATTAAATGTGTCAACGCTGTGTGCGGATTTAAGTCGCTTCGCCGACTTGCGGGGACTCGTTAATGAGATAAAAAGTAGTGTGTCGCAGCTAGATGTTATTATCAATAACGCTGGGGTATTTGTCACGTCAAACCCCACCACAGGTGAGGGGTTAGATGTACGTTTCATGGTGAATACGCTGTCTCCTTATGTGCTTTCCACTGAGCTTCTCTCTTTAATGCCTGAAGATGGGCGTGTGATTAATGTATCGTCGGCTGCTCAAGCGCCAGTAGACGTTAACCTTGTGGGCGCACCGCCAAGCTTAAGCGATGGTTTAGCTTATGCCCAAAGTAAGCTAGCCCTTACCATGTTCACCCAATTTTTAGGTGAAAAATACAGTGAAACTGGGCCTAGCTTTATTAGCGTGAACCCTAAATCCTTACTAGGCAGTAAAATGGTAAAAGAAGCGTACGGCATTGCAGGTGGCAACCTTAAAGAGGGCGCTGAAATATTTGTCAAAGCCGCATTGCACGATGATTTTGCCAAGGTAAAAGGCGCTTATTTTGATAATGATGCGGGTCGGTTCGCTGCGCCTCACGTGTTTGGACGAAGCAAAGAAAATCAGGCTGCATTGATATCGAGTCTTCACGCCGTGTTAGATAAACACTACGTGGAAGCCACTTAA
- a CDS encoding catalase, with protein MAESFKYNGNKGQGGELHQKAGDDYPTMTTAQGCPVHDDQNSLKAGTRGPTTMEDHVMREKIFHFDHERIPERVVHARGYGAHGYFETYESLSDITCADIFQTKGKKTPVFTRFSTVAGNQGSPDLARDVRGFAVKFYTQEGNWDLVGNNIPVFFIQDAIKFPDLIHSAKQEPDRGFPQAQTAHDNFWDFCSLSPESTHMLMWAMSDRAIPRSFRFMEGFGVHTFKLINAKGEMKYVKFHWKPKQGLQSVVWNEALKINGADPDFHRRDLWNAILAGDFPEWELGMQVFDQEFADNFEFDVLDATKLIPEEQVPVKIVGKMVLNKVVDNFFAETEQVAFCTQNIVPGIDFTNDPLLQGRNFSYLDTQLKRLGSTNFTHLPINAPKCPMRHFQQDGHMAMHNPKGRANYEPNSWAGDENNPRACPEHGFKSHHEEVMGEKVRHRSETFADHYSQARQFYISQTETEQMHMRDAFAFELSKVEHLPIRERMVSHLLNVDKSLAEGVAEALGLAEMPEPAEAAMSTRDDLPASDALSILKNAPQTFKGRKLGILVSDDLDGSILENVTAALDSEGAMYEVVAPQIGGVTCDKGKKVDAQQKVDGGPSVLYDAVLLLVSEKGANMLAEKPEAKDFVSDAFAHNKFIGYTQSALPLIKATGLESKMDDGFINLENVSADEFVGSLRNIRFWQR; from the coding sequence ATGGCTGAATCATTTAAGTACAATGGAAATAAAGGACAAGGCGGCGAGCTTCATCAAAAGGCGGGAGATGACTACCCTACAATGACGACGGCGCAAGGATGCCCGGTTCACGACGATCAAAATTCATTGAAGGCGGGCACTCGAGGTCCCACAACGATGGAAGATCACGTTATGCGAGAAAAGATCTTTCATTTCGACCATGAAAGAATTCCTGAACGGGTAGTGCATGCCAGAGGTTATGGGGCACATGGCTATTTCGAAACCTACGAGTCACTGTCTGACATTACTTGTGCTGATATTTTCCAAACCAAAGGTAAAAAAACACCGGTATTTACACGATTCTCCACGGTAGCAGGTAACCAAGGTTCACCAGATTTAGCCCGTGACGTGCGAGGCTTTGCGGTAAAATTTTATACGCAAGAAGGTAATTGGGATCTTGTCGGTAATAATATCCCGGTTTTCTTTATTCAAGACGCCATCAAATTTCCCGACCTTATTCATTCAGCCAAACAAGAACCTGACCGCGGCTTCCCGCAGGCACAAACCGCTCACGACAATTTTTGGGATTTCTGCAGCCTAAGCCCAGAGTCAACGCATATGTTGATGTGGGCAATGTCAGACCGCGCTATCCCACGTTCTTTCCGCTTTATGGAAGGATTCGGTGTGCACACCTTTAAGTTAATCAATGCCAAAGGCGAAATGAAGTACGTGAAGTTTCATTGGAAGCCAAAACAAGGTTTACAATCGGTAGTGTGGAATGAGGCACTGAAAATAAACGGTGCAGATCCTGATTTTCACCGCCGAGATTTGTGGAATGCTATTCTTGCAGGTGATTTCCCTGAGTGGGAATTGGGCATGCAGGTATTCGATCAAGAATTTGCAGATAACTTTGAGTTTGATGTGCTTGATGCCACCAAACTGATACCCGAAGAGCAAGTCCCCGTAAAAATCGTGGGTAAAATGGTACTTAACAAGGTGGTAGATAATTTCTTTGCAGAAACGGAGCAAGTGGCATTTTGTACCCAAAATATAGTGCCAGGCATTGATTTTACTAACGACCCATTACTGCAGGGGCGGAATTTTTCTTACCTGGACACCCAACTTAAGCGCTTAGGTAGTACTAACTTTACGCACTTGCCTATTAATGCGCCTAAATGCCCTATGCGACATTTCCAGCAAGATGGTCACATGGCTATGCATAATCCAAAGGGGCGAGCGAATTACGAGCCCAACTCTTGGGCAGGGGATGAAAATAACCCTCGAGCGTGCCCTGAACACGGTTTTAAATCTCATCATGAAGAGGTTATGGGTGAAAAGGTACGTCATCGTTCAGAAACCTTTGCTGATCACTATAGCCAGGCGCGCCAGTTCTACATTAGTCAAACGGAGACGGAGCAAATGCATATGCGTGATGCTTTCGCATTCGAGTTGTCGAAAGTCGAGCATTTGCCTATTCGTGAGCGTATGGTGTCCCACTTGTTAAATGTGGACAAATCACTGGCAGAAGGCGTTGCCGAAGCCCTTGGCTTAGCTGAAATGCCCGAACCTGCTGAAGCAGCGATGTCTACCCGTGACGACCTACCAGCTTCTGATGCGTTAAGTATTTTAAAAAATGCGCCTCAAACCTTTAAAGGCAGAAAATTAGGTATCTTAGTCAGTGACGATTTAGACGGCAGTATTTTGGAAAATGTCACCGCGGCATTAGACAGTGAAGGTGCCATGTATGAAGTTGTGGCGCCGCAAATTGGTGGTGTCACCTGTGATAAAGGTAAGAAGGTTGACGCGCAGCAAAAAGTGGATGGTGGCCCATCGGTACTTTATGACGCCGTCCTTCTGCTCGTCTCTGAAAAGGGTGCCAATATGCTTGCTGAAAAGCCTGAAGCAAAAGATTTCGTTTCGGACGCTTTTGCCCATAACAAGTTCATTGGCTACACCCAGTCGGCGCTGCCATTAATTAAAGCCACAGGGCTTGAGAGTAAAATGGACGATGGCTTTATTAATCTTGAAAACGTCAGCGCTGATGAGTTTGTCGGTTCATTGCGTAATATTCGTTTCTGGCAACGATGA